A DNA window from Ranitomeya imitator isolate aRanImi1 chromosome 2, aRanImi1.pri, whole genome shotgun sequence contains the following coding sequences:
- the LOC138665264 gene encoding zinc finger protein OZF-like, translating to MIPSLADLPEIPKNRSEIIDGVLNLTLEIIFLLTGEDCIVVKKTSGQCMSPASCPLLSEWSRTQSSLHSLICKNKNDQKILDLTNKMIELLTGEVPIRCQDVTVHFYVEEWEYVEEHKDLYKDVLMEDHQPLILPEGFTKRNQSERCPSPIYCQDCPEEDQSVIEDHQDEDLIDLKVEVVAEEDEMYDNHLCKEEEIPTDINPDDRTKSSEEYVFLHPVCEEDNDATLDSSAENSETPNTHTLNYSKDISSDPSDHDYPSPDQLQMDTQSTSHSRDNLFIFPECEKEFLQKADLFPCVRCGQSLTWKSYRGEKPCPCSELGKGSTQNKYLKNPRTHLTVPQHQCSECGKWFTHKANLERHEKIHRDERPYPCSECGKCFTQKSDLIKHQRIHTGEKPFSCSECGKCFTKKSVLVKHQRIHTGERPFPCLECGKSFTQKSGLVEHGRIHTGEKPYSCLECGKSFTKKSNLAKHWKIHTGERPFPCLVCGKSFAHKSGLIEHGRLHTGEKPFSCSECGKCFKYRSNFIRHQVLHTH from the exons ATGATACCCTCATTGGCTGATCTTCCGGAGATACCGAAGAATCGCAGTGAGATTATTGACGGAGTATTAAACCTTACACTGGAGATTATCTTCCTGCTAACTGGAGAG GATTGCATAGTAGTTAAAAAGACATCTGGTCAGTGTATGAGCCCCGCCAGCTGCCCTTTACTGTCAGAATGGAGCAGGACCCAAAGTTCACTACACTCACTAATATGTAAGAATAAAAATGATCAGAAGATCCTTGACCTcaccaacaagatgattgagctgctgactggagag gttcctataaggtgtcaggatgtcactgtcCATTTCTacgtggaggagtgggagtatgtaGAAGAGCATAAGGATCTATACAAGGACGTCCTGATGGAGGACCACCAGCCCCTTATATTACCCG AAGGATTTACAAAGAGAAATCAATCAGAGAGATGTCCTAGTCCTATATATTGTCAGGATTGTCCAGAAGAAGATCAAAGTGTCATAGAGGATCATCAG GATGAAGATCTGATTGATCTTAAAGTTGAAGTTGTTGCAGAGGAAGATGAAATGTATGATAATCACCTGTGTAAGGAGGAAGAAATTCCTACAGATATCAATCCAG ATGACCGGACCAAGAGTTCAGAGGAATATGTCTTCTTACATCCAGTTTGTGAAGAAGATAATGATGCCACGCTAGATTCTTCAGCAGAAAACTCAGAGACCCCTAATACACATACACTCAATTACAGTAAAGATATATCATCTGATCCCTCTGATCATGACTACCCTTCCCCTGATCAGTTGCAGATGGACACACAAAGTACAAGTCATAGCAGGGATAACCTTTTTATATTTCCTGAATGTGAGAAAGAGTTTTTGCAGAAAGCAGACCTTTTTCCATGTGTCCGCTGTGGCCAATCGTTGACTTGGAAATCTTACAGAGGAGAAAAACCATGTCCTTGTTCAGAACTTGGAAAAGGTTCTACACAGAATAAATATCTTAAGAATCCGAGAACACACCTAACTGTGCCTCAGCATCAATGTTCTGAGTGTGGGAAATGGTTTACACATAAAGCAAATCTCGAAAGACATGAGAAAATTCACAGAGATGAGAGGCCATATCcatgttcagaatgcgggaaatgCTTTACTCAAAAATCAGATCTTATTAAGCACCAaagaattcacactggggagaagccattttcttgttcagaatgtgggaaatgttttactaagaAATCagttcttgttaaacatcagagaattcacacaggagagagacCATTTCCGTGTTTGGAATGTGGAAAGTCCTTCACCCAGAAATCGGGCCTTGTCGAACAtgggagaattcacacaggggagaaaccatattcatgctTGGAGTGTGGGAAATCTTTTACTAAGAAATCAAATCTTGCAAAACACTGGAAAATTCATACAGGGGAGAGGCCATTTCCTTGTTTGGTGTGTGGAAAAAGTTTTGCTCACAAATCCGGCCTCATTGAGCATGGGAgacttcacacaggggagaagccattttcctgttcagaatgtgggaaatgttttaagtaCAGATCAAATTTTATAAGACATCAGGTCCTTCATACACATTAA